A stretch of Mobula birostris isolate sMobBir1 chromosome 2, sMobBir1.hap1, whole genome shotgun sequence DNA encodes these proteins:
- the polr1c gene encoding DNA-directed RNA polymerases I and III subunit RPAC1 isoform X2, whose amino-acid sequence MADGRERIELIRNRVVLKEFGVQNVHTTDFPGNYPGYDDTWDQRRFEQNFRIDIVRLEDDTLEFDMIGINAAIANAFRRILLAEVPTMAVEKAFIYNNTSIVQDEILAHRLGLIPIKADPRLFEYRSTGDEEGTEIDTLQFHLKVKCTKNPKALKDSSDPEELYLNHKVYSKHLKWVPIGNQADLFGQVEIRPVHDDILIAQLRPGQEIDVVVHCVKGIAKDHAKFSPVATASYRLLPEITLLSPIEGELAEKLKQCFSPGVIEIEMVNVSVESTGILPPEVLVSEALKVLITKCRRFLNELDTVQMD is encoded by the exons ATGGCGGACGGCCGGGAGCGCATCGAGTTGATACGCAACCGAGTGGTTTTGAAGGAGTTCGGTGTCCAGAAC GTCCATACCACTGATTTCCCTGGGAATTACCCCGGTTACGACGACACGTGGGACCAGCGGCGCTTCGAGCAG AATTTTAGGATTGACATTGTTCGGTTGGAGGATGACACTTTGGAGTTTGACATGATTGGAATCAATGCTGCTATTGCAAATGCTTTCCGCAGGATCTTGCTTGCTGAG GTCCCAACCATGGCTGTGGAGAAGGCATTTATCTACAACAACACCTCCATAGTTCAGGATGAGATTCTGGCACACAGACTGGGTCTCATCCCCATCAAAGCGGACCCACGActgtttgagtacaggagcacaG GAGATGAAGAAGGAACAGAGATTGATACTCTGCAATTCCACCTGAAAGTGAAATGTACCAAAAATCCTAAAGCACTCAAAGACTCTTCAGATCCTGAAGAGCTGTACCTAAATCATAAAG TCTACTCCAAGCACTTGAAGTGGGTACCCATTGGGAACCAGGCAGATCTTTTTGGGCAGGTTGAAATTCGGCCTGTGCATGATGATATCCTCATTGCTCAACTTCGCCCAGGGCAAGAAATTGATGTCGTCGTACACTGTGTGAAAGGAATTG CTAAAGACCATGCCAAGTTCTCTCCTGTTGCCACAGCAAGCTACCGACTTTTACCTGAAATAACTCTACTGAGTCCCATAGAAGGGGAGCTTGCAGAGAAACTCAAGCAGTGTTTCTCTCCGGGTGTCATTGAGATTGAGATGGTGAATG TTTCAGTGGAATCAACGGGAATTCTTCCACCGGAAGTGCTTGTGTCTGAAGCCTTGAAAGTCCTGATAACAAAGTGTAGAAGATTTTTGAATGAACTGGACACGGTACAAATGGACTGA
- the polr1c gene encoding DNA-directed RNA polymerases I and III subunit RPAC1 isoform X1, with translation MADGRERIELIRNRVVLKEFGVQNVHTTDFPGNYPGYDDTWDQRRFEQNFRIDIVRLEDDTLEFDMIGINAAIANAFRRILLAEVPTMAVEKAFIYNNTSIVQDEILAHRLGLIPIKADPRLFEYRSTGDEEGTEIDTLQFHLKVKCTKNPKALKDSSDPEELYLNHKVYSKHLKWVPIGNQADLFGQVEIRPVHDDILIAQLRPGQEIDVVVHCVKGIAKDHAKFSPVATASYRLLPEITLLSPIEGELAEKLKQCFSPGVIEIEMVNGRKVANVVNSRLDTCSREIFRHDDLKDLVRLGRVRDHYIFSVESTGILPPEVLVSEALKVLITKCRRFLNELDTVQMD, from the exons ATGGCGGACGGCCGGGAGCGCATCGAGTTGATACGCAACCGAGTGGTTTTGAAGGAGTTCGGTGTCCAGAAC GTCCATACCACTGATTTCCCTGGGAATTACCCCGGTTACGACGACACGTGGGACCAGCGGCGCTTCGAGCAG AATTTTAGGATTGACATTGTTCGGTTGGAGGATGACACTTTGGAGTTTGACATGATTGGAATCAATGCTGCTATTGCAAATGCTTTCCGCAGGATCTTGCTTGCTGAG GTCCCAACCATGGCTGTGGAGAAGGCATTTATCTACAACAACACCTCCATAGTTCAGGATGAGATTCTGGCACACAGACTGGGTCTCATCCCCATCAAAGCGGACCCACGActgtttgagtacaggagcacaG GAGATGAAGAAGGAACAGAGATTGATACTCTGCAATTCCACCTGAAAGTGAAATGTACCAAAAATCCTAAAGCACTCAAAGACTCTTCAGATCCTGAAGAGCTGTACCTAAATCATAAAG TCTACTCCAAGCACTTGAAGTGGGTACCCATTGGGAACCAGGCAGATCTTTTTGGGCAGGTTGAAATTCGGCCTGTGCATGATGATATCCTCATTGCTCAACTTCGCCCAGGGCAAGAAATTGATGTCGTCGTACACTGTGTGAAAGGAATTG CTAAAGACCATGCCAAGTTCTCTCCTGTTGCCACAGCAAGCTACCGACTTTTACCTGAAATAACTCTACTGAGTCCCATAGAAGGGGAGCTTGCAGAGAAACTCAAGCAGTGTTTCTCTCCGGGTGTCATTGAGATTGAGATGGTGAATG GAAGAAAAGTTGCAAACGTTGTGAACTCAAGATTGGACACTTGCAGTCGGGAGATTTTTCGTCATGATGATCTTAAAGACCTTGTCCGTCTTGGCAGAGTTCGAGATCACTACATCT TTTCAGTGGAATCAACGGGAATTCTTCCACCGGAAGTGCTTGTGTCTGAAGCCTTGAAAGTCCTGATAACAAAGTGTAGAAGATTTTTGAATGAACTGGACACGGTACAAATGGACTGA